The Ralstonia sp. RRA DNA segment GCAACAGAAGCTGATGCCACTCGGCAACGTGACGAACATCACCGACGATGAGCGCACGATCATCGCCAAGTGGTTTGAAGGCGGCGCCAAGACGAACTGAGGCGCACGCTGAATCGACAACAGAAAGGTTTATCGGAGCATGCCATTCGTTCCCTAGCGGGTGGCATGACCGGTGAGGGTTGAACGGGGCTACGGCCCCGTTTTTTTTCACCCGTCGCACACCGATCGCAGGTGGACGTCACGCTGCCTGCACGTCTGCTATCTTCCGAGCCATTCATTTTCGTCCGGCTCGCGCTTATGACCGACCGCATCATCGCCGCCTTTGACTTCGACGGCACCATCACGACCGCCGACAGTTTTCGCCATTTCGTCTGGCGAGCGGTTGGTGCGCGGCGTTTTCTGTGGGCTGGGCTGCGCGCATTGCCGTGGATCGGCGCGATGAAGATCGGGCTGATCTCACGCGGCGCGGCCAAGGCAAAGTTTGCGTGGTTCGCGCTGGGGCCGATGGAGGAATCCGCGCTCGATCAATGGGCGCAGTGCTTTGTCGACAGGCATCTTGCTCACCTCGTGCGACCGGAGATGTTGCTACGCATCCGTGAGCACCGGGCGCGGGGGCATGCGCTGGTGTTGGTCAGTGCATCGCCATCGCTCTATCTGAAGAAGTGGGCGGCCAACGCCGGCTTCGACGCTGTGTTGGCGACTGAGCTGGCATTCGAGCAGCACCGATTCACTGGCCAGCTCGATGGCGAGAACTGTTGGGGGCCGCAGAAGGTTGTGCGGTTGCGGCAGTGGTGGGCGGATTGCCCGCCACTGAAATTGTTTGCCTATGGCGACAGCCGCGGCGACAAGGAAATGGCCGAACTCGCCGATTGGGCTTGGATTCGCGGGCAGGGGCCGCTGCGCTCGATTGACGAGTGACGGCCTCCAGCCAGCCGGCAGCTACGGTCTTACTTACCGACGCCCAATAACGCCAGCACACCCAGCACCAAGAAGATCAACGCCGCAATCCGATGGACCAACTTGATCGGCATGCGCGAAGCAAACTTGTCGCCCAGCAGTACCGCTGGCACGTTGGCCAGCATCATGCCGAAGGTTGTGCCTGCGACCACCCACGCGATGTCATGGAAGCGCGCCGCCAGTGCCACGGTGGCGATCTGCGTCTTGTCTCCCATCTCGGCAAAGAAGAACGCGACGATGGTGGTGCCGATGATGCCCAGGCCACGCGTGTCTTTCGGTGCTTCTTCGTCGTCCAGTTTGTCGGGAATCAGCATCCATCCGGCCATCGCGATGAACGCGATGCCGAGAATCCAGCGCAACGCGTTTTCGCCGAGTACATGTGTGATCCACCCGCCGACAGCGCCGGCCAATGCGTGATTGACGAGGGTGGAGATGAAGATGCCGAGGATGATCGGCACCGGCTTGCGAAAACGCGCGGCCAGCAGGATCGACAGCAGTTGGGTCTTATCGCCGATTTCCGCGAGGGCGACGATACCGGTGGAGACGAGGAAGGCTTCCATGTTGTTGTGGTGTCCGGGCCGTGTGCGAACCAATGACGCACCGCTGCCGGCCCTATCCGCAGAGGTGTGTCATCGGTCTCGCCAGGCGCGTCACCAAGTGCCGAGGGCACCTGAAGTGGCTGCTGACCACGCCATAACCACTTGTCATTGCGACAGCGGTCAAGTCTGTTGACGTGGCCCTCGAAGTGTCGACTTCGAGCGGCTACTCCCCAATGGAAGCCGCGATTATACGGGCATCAAGCAGCCGCGCCAACCGCAAATTTGGCGGGCTCGCCTTGGATGTAGGTGGCGGATACCGCACGATCTTCGCCCAGTAGCGCGAGCGAGAACAGCAATTCTTCCAGCGTTTCCGAACGCGCGTTGCGGCGTGCCAGCAGCGGTGTGGCAGCCGGATCGAGCACGATGAAGTCGGCTTCGGCGCCCGGCACGAAGCTGCCGATGCGGTCTTCCCAGCCCAAGGCTTCGGCAGCGCCGCGCGTGGCGAGGTAGAACATGCGCAGTGCGGTCAGATGATAGCCACCCATGCGGGCGACCTTGTGCGCCGTGCCCATCGTGCGCAGCATCGAGAACGAGCTGCCGCCGCCCACGTCGGTGGCGAGCGTCAGCGCCAGGCGGTGGGCGTCGTTCTTGTGGAAGTTGTACAGGCCGCTGCCCAGAAACAGGTTGGACGTGGGGCAGTGTGCCACGGCCGCGCCGGATTCGGCCATGCGCTGACGGTCGCTGTCGTCCAGCCAGATGGCGTGGCCGTAGAAGGCGCCCTTGCGCAGAAGGCCGTACTTGTCATACACGTCCAGGTAGCTGCGTGCATTCGGGAACAGGTCGGCCACCCACTTCACTTCGTCGGGGTTTTCGGCGACGTGCGTCTGGATGAAGACGTCTTTGTACTGCTTGGCCAGTTCTGCGCAGGCTTCCAGTTGCGCTTCGCTGGAGGTGGGTGCGAAGCGCGGCGTGATGGCATAGCCGAGGCGGTCCTTGCCGTGCCAGCGCGAGATCAGGTCTGCCGTGTCGCGTGCGCCGGATTCTGCCGTGTCGCGCAGGTATTCCGGGCAGTTGCGGTCCATCATCACCTTGCCGGTAATGAGCCGCATGCCGCGCTGCTGCGCTTGCGTGAACAGTGTTTCGGCCGAGCCGCGATGTACGGTGCTCCACACCATCGCGCTGGTCGTGCCGTTGCGCAGCAGTTCGTCGAGGAAAAATGAGGCCACACCGGCGGCGTACTGTTCGCTCTCGAAGCGGCGCTCTTCCGGGAAGGTGTACGTCTCCAGCCAGTGCAGCAAGCCCGGCGACGGCGACGCGATCATGTCCGTCTGCGGGAAGTGGATATGCGTGTCGATGAAGCCCGGCACGATCAGCTTGCCGCTGTAGTCGTGCAGTTGCGTGCCGGTGGGCAGGTTCTCGCGCAGCGCGGCGTAGTCGCCGGCTTGCACGACCTTGCCGCCCATGACCACGAGCAGGCCGTCTTCCCAGTACTCATAGGCATCGCGCTCGCGATACTGCGGATCGTGCAGGAAATGCAGCACGCGGCCGCGGTAGGCGTGAACGGTGTTGGAAGTCGGAGGCATCGTGGTCATCTTCGTCTCGTGGGTTTCTTAATGCGAGTGTTTCCAGTGGTCGTCGACCTTGGCAAGCCACATCGCTTTGTCCTGCTCGGGCAGGAAGGACGCCTCGAAGCTGTTGCGCGCCAACGTATGCGCATCGGCAGCGGACAGGTCGAGGGCGTTGAAGGTGGCGAGCCAGTTGGTGTTCATGTAGCCGCCAAAGTAGGCTGGATCGTCGGAATGCAGGGTCACTGCGCAGCCGGCGTCCAGCAGTTGCTTGAGCGAGTGATCGCGCAAGTCGGGGTAGACCTTCAGTTTTTCGTTCGACAGCGGGCAGACCGTCAGAGCGATGCGCTCGGCAGCCAGGCGCTTGACGAGCGCGGCGTCATCGATGGCGCGTACGCCGTGGTCGATGCGTTCCACCTTGAGGATGTCGAGCGCGTCGATCACGTACTGCGCCGGGCCTTCTTCGCCTGCGTGGGCGACCAGGCGCAGGCCGAGTTCCTTGCAGCGGGCGAATACGCGCGCGAACTTCTCCGGTGGGTTGCCGCGTTCCGACGAATCCAGCCCCACGCCGATGATGCGATTGGCCGGGTCCTGGATGTAGGGCAGCGCAGCTTCCAGTGTGGCGAAGGCATCTTCCTCGCTCAGGTGGCGCAGGAAGCAGAGGATCAGCAGGCTGGAGAACCCATGCTCGCGCTCGGCATCATCCAGCGCGCGGACGATGCCGTTGATCACCACGTGCATCGGCACGTTGCGCGCGGTGTGCGTCTGCGGATCGAAGAAGATTTCGGCGTGGTGGACGTTGTCGGCAAGTGCGCGCGCCACGTAGGCGGCGGTCATGTCGTAGAAATCCTGCTCGGTGA contains these protein-coding regions:
- a CDS encoding adenosine deaminase — encoded protein: MPISPTLAERIATSPKAELHIHIEGSLEPELMFALAERNGVKLPYASVEEVRAAYAFDDLQSFLDLYYAGASVLLTEQDFYDMTAAYVARALADNVHHAEIFFDPQTHTARNVPMHVVINGIVRALDDAEREHGFSSLLILCFLRHLSEEDAFATLEAALPYIQDPANRIIGVGLDSSERGNPPEKFARVFARCKELGLRLVAHAGEEGPAQYVIDALDILKVERIDHGVRAIDDAALVKRLAAERIALTVCPLSNEKLKVYPDLRDHSLKQLLDAGCAVTLHSDDPAYFGGYMNTNWLATFNALDLSAADAHTLARNSFEASFLPEQDKAMWLAKVDDHWKHSH
- a CDS encoding HAD-IB family hydrolase, encoding MTDRIIAAFDFDGTITTADSFRHFVWRAVGARRFLWAGLRALPWIGAMKIGLISRGAAKAKFAWFALGPMEESALDQWAQCFVDRHLAHLVRPEMLLRIREHRARGHALVLVSASPSLYLKKWAANAGFDAVLATELAFEQHRFTGQLDGENCWGPQKVVRLRQWWADCPPLKLFAYGDSRGDKEMAELADWAWIRGQGPLRSIDE
- a CDS encoding TMEM165/GDT1 family protein, translating into MEAFLVSTGIVALAEIGDKTQLLSILLAARFRKPVPIILGIFISTLVNHALAGAVGGWITHVLGENALRWILGIAFIAMAGWMLIPDKLDDEEAPKDTRGLGIIGTTIVAFFFAEMGDKTQIATVALAARFHDIAWVVAGTTFGMMLANVPAVLLGDKFASRMPIKLVHRIAALIFLVLGVLALLGVGK
- the guaD gene encoding guanine deaminase, translated to MTTMPPTSNTVHAYRGRVLHFLHDPQYRERDAYEYWEDGLLVVMGGKVVQAGDYAALRENLPTGTQLHDYSGKLIVPGFIDTHIHFPQTDMIASPSPGLLHWLETYTFPEERRFESEQYAAGVASFFLDELLRNGTTSAMVWSTVHRGSAETLFTQAQQRGMRLITGKVMMDRNCPEYLRDTAESGARDTADLISRWHGKDRLGYAITPRFAPTSSEAQLEACAELAKQYKDVFIQTHVAENPDEVKWVADLFPNARSYLDVYDKYGLLRKGAFYGHAIWLDDSDRQRMAESGAAVAHCPTSNLFLGSGLYNFHKNDAHRLALTLATDVGGGSSFSMLRTMGTAHKVARMGGYHLTALRMFYLATRGAAEALGWEDRIGSFVPGAEADFIVLDPAATPLLARRNARSETLEELLFSLALLGEDRAVSATYIQGEPAKFAVGAAA